CCATCACAAAAGAGAATTGGGTGTTTCATCTGAGTCGTCAACAAGAGCAAGTGACGTCTTCTTTctctataaaattaaaatctaaaaattgtaattttttttttttttaatatttgtgcTTCAACTTGGATGTTTTGTGTTTTAGTTCTTTTACTGTGTTAAGGCTTTCATCCTACAAATCACACGATCCCCAATaggaatttaaatattttttttcttagatatcaaaatttaatattcacGATTCAAATTGCAAAGCAATGGGACTCATTTTCGTAGGTTGCTCctgtacaatttttttttcactagCCGAATAGTATGTGTGTTGCACGTGTTTTATAGGAatagaataaatatttgaataatttgtgttttataggaataaaataaatacttgaataatttaaaaaaaatgtaattgaaGATATATtagttagtttatttttaagtaattatttcttgtttttatttgaatgatttgattacctcataattttaaattttaatttaaatatgaaaaaatatatattttttttcagaatTTCATGATaaccctcttttatttttttttaaaaaaattatttctttattttgataGAACTCAAAATATATTTCCAACTCCCGACATATATTATTTAGCCATCGGAAATTGTTGTAACTCccgactatatatatatatatatatataccattgAGAGTTAGCATCACACTGTCAACATGTTATATAACCCTTTTGAGATATATTTTGTCCAGTTGATAGAATTTTCAACAGTCTGTTTGACCGTCGGGAGATGACTTTTTTCTTGTAGtgcctctaatgaacaattagttatagtcctaTAAACTAGTCCCATCTCGGATCAGTGAGAGAGTGAGGACCTCATTCTTCAAggcccgaaatcaacccttcagtgagtaattcatctacttaccctatgaCCGAGAATAGCTGCGTTCCCAGCTTCCCACTCGgatgaatcccaaaatggtaggcatattatgTCAATAAATTTGGCAattctcacccatatagatcaaaggattaAGATCCAATTACTTATgatcatcctaatgaaatgtaaatcgcttcaagtaacggtgttataaagaaagattattcatTTCGTGGCTTGAtcttatacaatttttttttatagaatacctcaactcatatgtctccatatgaacaatcaggatcatatcatttgtaacactttacaacaattgtaacaattacaaagtgggtcgtctccgtagtatcaccaggataaggtactcaacccatatactatagaccattcaggttatcactaaaacatgatccacgtgtatgtcaactacatatatgtttaagctacattaaataaccttagatcttagtttattgaaattgggttaatataaactaaatgtcaaataaaatatgctttattttattaaataaataattcgtgtataaataatttacaaacaaCGAaatccacgagatttagggtatcaactcCAACATATCCCCGTAGCCGATTTTAGATAGTACTAGCTATAAAAACAATGTGCATGCACGTGGCGGAAAATCTTTAGAACATGAATTTTGTTggtgaaatttcaataaaaatttaatataaattttattaagttaaaataataaatatttgtcataagaattaaaaataataatatagaaTAGCCAAAACCATATATCTTATTTTATGTTAActcacaataaataaaaaatgagttAGCACATGTTTGAGGATCTTTGGAACACCTGAAACATATTTTGGTGATGACATACAAATTTTGACATACAAATTTTGAATCAATATACTTTTATGGAAGtctaaattgtaaattttttacCTGAAATTAAAAAGTGATGAAATGACaatataaaacataaaccaaCTCATGCATCTTTGATGACTGCTGAGTTTGCTAGCATGTTTATATAATTCAAAGAGATTTATTTCCAAATAAAAGTTATAGATATATGGGAAACTAATAACTTTGTCTTAGATCTTTTgaatttatcaaatttgattttgttgttCATTGCTATAGTTGTCATGGGTAATTCTACTaacacaataaataaaaaatgttgaatttaaacacatgaaaaaaaaataaaatttttcgttcaaacaaataaataagatatCGAAGATTTTGATAAAGCCGAAATTATAGAAATCTAATCAAAGATCTCgcttaaaataataaaatgataataatataaaatttcacgaactaaaaaaatacattatccatatttaaattttaaaataacacaAATTTATAAATCTTTGTTATGATTTAAAAAGAATACACTCTATATAATTGTGTTGCTACCAAaagtaacaaaattttaaatatactaAATAATTTGACAACTGGGAGAGGTTCCATTtgataaattgaaaataaaaaagctTCTTATAATTTCCGACAAAGAATCATGAAATGAAAATTGATCTCAAACATACAACAAAGAATTAAATTGTGGCACcctttacattataatattgTATAGTATTACTGCTCTTTGAAGTTTGAAGTCAATTTGTCatttctacatttttttaatctaattgtCATGGTTAATACTCCCTTCTGAACCTTATCTTTTACTTTTACATCTTTTGTTTTTCCATTTACTTCATTCAAACACACTTTCATTTCTTATTTACCGACccatttcttatttattttttcttcatgtaatttctttcaCTCATCTtcttaaaaatatgattttttttaaaaaaataaagaaaataaaactaaattgcCTAcataatcataatttaaatttgagaataacCTAAATATTTATTAACAAATCTACTCATAAACATtgtatcaaaatttaaaattcaaaatactatgaatgtttgattttttttttctcaaatgtATGTTATTgaacaataataaattaaaatttaaatatgaagaTAACAATCATGCCTTCTTGTCGGAGAAATAAGTTTATGGACGATCAAAGCTTCAATTTGGTATGATCCAATATTTTCTttacaaataacaaaaatttcaattatCATTCTACAATTCTGtctattataacattttgaaaatggagATGGGACCAAAGAAAACAATAAAGTTTTGAATTTGttctttgaaaaatatttagttaTTATGTGAAGAGttgtataatatttataaaggatgtgtttatttgaattttagttaTTACGTGAGGTTTATGTCCAAAAAATTCCATAGAAATGAAAATGtgtgattattatttatttaaaaaatatttatttattatgtgaaattagaataaaattgaaaaacaaagtAATACATTTTTTTGGTTATTGTATTTGACCAGAAAAgtataaaattggaaaacaaaagtTAAAGATATCAACAACGATTTTAAAGGATTGTTTGGGGCTGAGTTAAAGATAGGATGTGTGGAATTCATATGTATGgagagttcatatatctgtgttTGAGATgtagagttcatatgtctaCGAATCTGatgtattttttaaacactaaataatatatttttatggttactatttttgttttgaaacttttttattcaataattctatccatctttgtttgaataaaatatggattgcaatgtttttcttttaatttttaaaactgatctttctttcttttttgggctATAAACAATAATTAACTCTTACATTTCTTGtataaatatggttaaataagatgagaaactaaagcgaaataaaaacttttgattctagctaatttttctccatgaatttcattatcatcatctttttttttttcttcttcctattgttgctctatatttttattatgttatgaattttttaaattaaatcttccCATCACCGCAACAACCAATGGAacgtcaccacatttcttcaacagtttcactttcattttctctaaattcattttctctaaatttggaacaaatctctatttttcactaattcttgttGGAACATGTtccagaatttttttttcattttatggtttttttggttacatgttacatacttttcaactacatacatacttttcgtctaaatattcttaacactcatttgatatgtgaattcattatgtataaaatattgcacttaatgtagacaaaatatcattatttatgtaatcaacaacctgtctcttatacacatctagatgtgtataagagacagctctacaacatactttaacattCATAAGCCTTTTAGTAGTCGGAAGtggttattaaatttaattatcgaagatgatttttgctgaagtttatagtcggaggtggttgtacATAAAGATGCattgaagttggttgtcgaagttttttattggaggtggttttcgaatcCCGGAGTTGGTTGGGCGAGAGTGGTAGTTGAAGTTGATcattgaagatgattttcactagagattgtagtcggaggtgactGTCGGAGCCCGAAGTTAGTCGCATGAAGATGGTATTAGAGTTGTTTATCGGAGTTTGTTGTCGAAACCTCAAATTAGTCGTCGGAGTTACTCGCTCAAAGATaatcatcgaaggtgattttcattgaagtttgtagtcggagatGGTTGTCAGAACCTacaaaggtggttgtcgaagtttcatcagagtttgttgtcggagccaattggttgtcgaagttggtaGCACAAAGGTGGTTATCAGAGTTGGGTCATCAGAGGCCAGAATTAGTTGTCAGAGTTGGTTGTGCGAAAAGGTTGTCAGAGGCCAGAATTGATTGTTAGAGTTGATCGTGCGAAGGTTGTCGAAGCTCAGAGTTGTTCGTCAGAGTTATCATCGAAGGTGGTAGTTGGAGTTTAGATTTTATTGCCGaaattgtcatcggaggtggttgtcggagcttcGACgaagttgtcatcggaggtggttgttggagcccgGAGTTAGCCATTAAAAACATgagaagaaggaagagttgaggtgagttggtaaaatttaccaactcaactccaccaatatTTAAAGTTTGTGGGCCAAAtaatgagttggtatattataccaacccaactcaactcatgttggtgagcttgatataaatgtaatttatggTTGACTTGACTTAGTTTTTCATTCCTTCCTTTCTCCACTTTTCCATCTCTTCTCTTCTCATGTGATGTCTCCTCATAAAGGGTAATTTGTTGGAAACAAAAatctaaaagaaaagaataaggtCCAAATATTTGATGGGAAGGGTATAATGggcatttaacaaaaaaaaatcaaggacaaaattgaaaaggaaaGCTCATATAACACCTTTTATATATGGTATAGAAGCTTATTAAATTATCAAGGTGGACTCCTTTCTTTGACCAACCTTTCTGTTACGAACGACAGACCTCTCGCATTTGATTTATTTCCCTGAAGAAGAAGAGGACGATGGTCTCGGAGGTTATGGAGTTATTGAAGGAGCACCTTCCGGTGACTCAAGAGCCTTTCGTTTTGTCCGGTGACGTCAACACCGGCCTGGTTCTCGTCGATGTCGTCAATGGCTTCTGTACCGTCGGCGCTGGAAATTTGGTAATCCTATTCCTTCCTTCTGGTCTTCTTTTTCTCGTTCACACCTCTCTCTAGCAGTTACCAATTTCGATTAATCACGGAGAAGATTTCTGTCAGGTTTGGTGTTTCCGTTGATTTTACTCGATTTTGTCTGCTTGTTTTTACAGGCTCCAAAACAGCACGACAAGCAAATTTCTCAAATGGTGGAGGAATCGACGAGACTCGCCAGAGTTTTCTGCGAGAAAAAATGGCCTATATTCGCCTTTCTTGATTCTCATCATCCGGATGTTCCAGAGGATCCCTATCCTCCTCATTGCATTGCGGGAACAGACGAATCCAAATTAGTTCCAGGTAACATTTCCAGTACTGATTATCTCCGTGATTGAAAATTTGAGTCTAGCTTTAGCATTTTTGCAATCGAAATACAaagacaaattttgaaaacctaACTTCCGTATTTGCAGCCTTGCAATGGTTAGAAAATGAGGCGAATGTGACGCTGAGATGCAAAGATTGCATCGATGGATTGCTAGGTAGTTTGGAAAAAGATGGCTCTAACGTTTTCATCGATTGGGTGAAAAAAAATCAGATCAAAGTCGTGAGTTTCTCTAATTTTCAAACGGAGATGCAAATTAGTGTTAATTacgtttctttctttttgttccTTTTCAATTAGAGAAAAGTTAAAATTAGATATGTTTTCTTCTCTGGAAATTAAAAAAGATCTTAGTTCTGGGAATTTGCACGGACATCTGCGTGCTGGATTTTGTATGTTCAACATTATCGACAAGAAATCGCGGTTTCCTTTCACCATTGGAGGATGTGATTGTATATTCTGGTGGTTGCGCCACTTTTGATCTTCCAGTTTCTCTGGCCAAAACTTTAGGAGATGCAATTGCCCATCCACAGGTACCCCCGGATTCTTAAGACTTTCATATAAAATAAGGCCTCTCTTATATTAACATCATCAAAAGGACTGTTTcagttttgtttttatcttgttCTTTGTTTCTTGCGTTTTTTGTCCCTTCATTGGCCCAAaccttatttttattattggaGCTGATAGGACTCAAGCAACCATACCTGAACTTGGCtttactttcttttcttttttcgagCCTTTTTTACTTGTGCTCTTGCAATGATAGAGATAGAGGATTGAATATTCAACCTTTAAAGAGGAAATGTTAGTTCAATTATCATTGAGCTTCTAATTATTATATTGACTTAGAGCTAATCGttaataaaatacattttttttctagtgTAAGCAATATTAAGATTGTTTAGATCTTATTTCTCATTAACCTCCATAAGGGTTGTCTCGTTACCTTTTTTGAAGTTTGagagtttaatttaaaaagatagaATGACAGTGAAAGAATCAAAGACATACTATAAATTAACAACGATTTTTGAATCAAGAATCCTTATGTTGAAGAGTACGTGACTTGAATTTTCTAAGTTTGTGAACTTCATTGTGAAGTACTTTTGTCTACTTCTTGTTGAATGACAATATATTTCGTTTTAAAGATTGTTTTGATTTCCTAGAATACTAGAATGTTAGGGAATGGGAACAGTTGAATTGTGTTTTGATTTGTCAGGAGCTGATGCACCACATAGGCCTATACATGGCAAGAGGGAGAGGAGCCAAGGTGGTATCGGAGGTTTCAATTAAACCAATCTGAGGAAGCCACATAGTAAAGCAGTGGCAACCAATTTGTTGTCTgcctttatttttaataaaataagctTTGCTTTATAGAAACATGAAGACATCTTGTGTATGGAAGCCCATTTAATCTCACCATGCCTGAAAATATTTTTACTCCTTATACATGAAAATAACGgtggattttatttaaaaagtgttgttctttttatgtatttatatcaaaactgtgtttattaaaattggattttgaattaGATGGATGTTATTTAAGataattactattttatttttttaaagttatacagttttttttcaaatttggatacacaattttgaataagtaaataaaaatgataagtatttcaatttttataccatattatttagttaatatattttaattaactaaaaattttaaaaatatatataaataaaaaattatggtAACACCAATGGACTTAAATTTCATTGGGGTGCACAAATGTGGATTAAGTGTAGTACTTATTTGAGTATATTTTGACCGATCATATGAATAGAAAATTTAAtagtttcatttggaaaaatagtaaaaagtatttaaatttgtgaaaaatgacaaaatcaaattaaataattaaaaataataatgacaaATAAATACCTAATGTTTATAAACAATTATCACGATAAGTAATGCAGCCTTGCCAAACGTCCAATCAATACTTACATTATATGATTACTATACTACTCtagccattttaaaaaaataaaaaatagttaaaaccAAAACCACCAAttcaactaaaaaataaaatgaaactaGGGATTTGAACATCTTCTCCTCTTCCTTTGGTTTTCCTCCCAGAAATTAGGGATTTGAAAATCTTCTTCATGCAATTGCTCTTCTTTCGGTTTTAAGAAATGATTGAAGGAAATAAAATCATAGATGGAAGTTGTAGGACTGCCGATTAGAGACTCATGAACGAATaaaaaaagtgagaaaaagaagaaaaaaaacacaaaacacaCCTTAACCTGTTGGCGTGGTATCGACTGTGATAATGGTAGAAAAACAAACGTGGGAAGAGAGAAAAAGTTGTAGCCGtaggattaaattttttttcttttaatttttaattttttattgatttaacttatatttaaattggattctaaatcaaaatttagacCTTTCAAATTCAGTTGAAATTTATTgggtttttaaaaatgaaatataatatatataaaagattgGCTCTTATACTTTTcctttgtaaatttaaaattttacaaatttcaaatCTTTTATAACTTAAATGCAAAAAGTTCAAATCTCgtatcaaataaatataaattgattatcttttcaattatataagttttgacactaaaatacaaaattaaaaggaaacgaaatctaataatttgatataattaatttaaatccacAAGATTCTATATAGCAATGATAgattattatattacatttttaaaaatataactatataaatgaaaaattacatgaaataaaaaaaaatagacaaaccgtgataagaataaaaatactaaatgtgtaaataaaattaaaaaagaattagataaaaccaaatcaatttgaaaaaaaggttagaaaaaaaactaaatttgataacaaaatgtataaacaaatcaaaaaagaataaaataaattaaattaaatttgataagaaaatgtataaataaaaaaaaataaaatcaagaaGATAGATTGAATCCGATAACAAAAATATAGATTCGTGTATGTGTAAATATAGATGTATGTGTAAATGtgattaattaaatcttatacCTTTATAGTCAAAACTGATACAAACATAACtataataatatgataagtgccactaaaactaataaaaaaaatcaaagaatcgGGACCAATTATTCCATTGGAATTAAATATGTTGACAATCTaataagttaataaaaaaattaaaaagataaatgtaaaatttaaagatttacaatgaattgaaatttaaatgaagatataaaaataaagattaatttttttaatgaattcaaaaattgattataaaaatcaaatataagaaaaaactatccattcaaatttaaaactcaGTCACAATCTATGATTCACACTATAGCAATTACACTATATTTAATAACCACACGAAGAGCAAACCagatattataaaaaatagtcTCACATAAGTAGCACACGATTTGctaaaaatcttattatttctCGATTG
The nucleotide sequence above comes from Benincasa hispida cultivar B227 chromosome 3, ASM972705v1, whole genome shotgun sequence. Encoded proteins:
- the LOC120072850 gene encoding nicotinamidase 1 — protein: MVSEVMELLKEHLPVTQEPFVLSGDVNTGLVLVDVVNGFCTVGAGNLAPKQHDKQISQMVEESTRLARVFCEKKWPIFAFLDSHHPDVPEDPYPPHCIAGTDESKLVPALQWLENEANVTLRCKDCIDGLLGSLEKDGSNVFIDWVKKNQIKVILVLGICTDICVLDFVCSTLSTRNRGFLSPLEDVIVYSGGCATFDLPVSLAKTLGDAIAHPQELMHHIGLYMARGRGAKVVSEVSIKPI